The DNA region GTGCTCCTTCACGGAGTAGGCGAGCGCGGCTGCCCAGATCGCGTAGAGCAGCACGTACACCACGGTCTTCACGGGGCCCGAGGCGGCGATCCAGTCGCTGTCGAGCAGCGTACGGGTGTTGGTGATGACGATGATGCCGCCGACTGCGGAGCCGAGGATTCGCGGCGGGACGTGCCGTACCAGCCATGCCGCGATCGGTGCGGCCACGACGCCGCCGACGAGAAGCGCCCCGGCCCACGTCCAGTTGACGCCCTGGGAGCCCAGGCCCGTGAGGAAGCCGATGCTCGCGGCGACGGTGACGAGGAACTCGCTGGTGTCGATGGAGCCGATGACCTTGCGGGGCTCCAGCCGTCCGCTGGCGAGGATCGCGGGGGTGCCGACGGGGCCCCAGCCGCCTCCGCCGGTGGCGTCGACGAACCCGGCCACCAGGCCCAACGGAGAGAGGAAACGCTTCCGCAGGGGCTTGCCGAGGTTGCGGGAGGAGAAGCCGGTGAAGGTGAACCGGCTGAGCAGATACAGGCCGAGCGCCAGCAGGATCATGGACATCGCCGGTTCGGCGACCGCCGTGGAGAGACCGGAGAGCACCGTCGCTCCGGCGAACGCGCCCACGGCGCCCGGGACTCCGATCTTCGCGACGACTCGCCAGTCGACGTTGCCGAAGCGCCAGTGCGAGGCGCCGGAGACGAGGGTCGTGCCTATCTCGGCGAGATGCACGGTCGCGGACGCCGCCGCGGGGTTGGTCCCGACGGCCAGCAGCAGCGTGGTGGAGGTGACGCCGTAGGCCATTCCCAGGCTGCCGTCCACCAGTTGGGCGCCCAGGCCCGCCAGTGCCAACAAGATGAGCGTCCGCATGCCGCTGCCCCGATCTGCTTCCCTAGCATTCCTACCGCTTTGATAGGGAAATCTGCCGGACGGGCCGAGGGCCGGTCAACAGCGTCTCGCCGACTGGACACGATCACGGACAGCATGCGGACATGATCTTGCGCCGAACTCTGGTTCTCTCAGGGGTTCGTCCACGATTCGGGCTGCTCCGCCAGCTTGTGGACACGCTCGGGAAGCCTGGAGCACGCCACGTCCGCGAGCGTCACCTCACCCAGGATCGCCCGTACGTTGGCGCGCACCGCGATCCACAGCGGCAGCAGCGACTCGGCCGGTCCGGTGTAGGAGAGCGCCGGGGGGCGTTCGCCGCGCACCGACACCAGCGGACCGTCCACGACGCGGATCACATCGGCGACGGTGATCGTCTCGGCGGGCGCGCCCAGCTTGTAGCCGCCCTGGCCGCCGCGGCGGCTGACGACGAGGCCGCCCCTGCGCATGTCGTTGAGGATGCCCTCGAGGAACTTGCGGGGCACGCCCTGCGCCTCCGCGATCGTCTCGGCCTTGACCGGGCAGTCGTCGCCCGCGGCCGCCAGTTCCAGCGCGGCACGTACCGCGTAGTCCGCTCTCGCCGAGATCCGCATACCGGCATTCTCCTGCACTCGGCGGGGCGAGGACGCCGCCCCTGCGCTCACCGGAACCGGGCCGCGACCCTGCAGGGGCGTGCGGAGTTCCCACGTGTCCGGTCCGTACGCAGCCGGTGCTTTTGTGCCGCGCCCGCCGGACGCCTCCCCGATTAACCGCCGGGCGGGTCCGGACGCGAGGCTCAGCCCCGTTCGGCCACGAACAGGCTCTGCACGCCGCGCCCGATCGGTCCCTCCTCGTCGTGGAGCGCGGCCTCGGTCATGCCGACTCCGGCCGAGTCGACGCTCGTACGCGCGTCCACGCACACCCATTCGCCCACAGGGTGCCGATGGAGGTGAACGGTCAAGTCCGGGTTGACGAAGAGGTGTTGGGAGAAGTCCAGCACGTTGCTCACGCCGTTCCCCGAGTCCGCTGCCGCCAGCACCCGGTCCAGCGGTGCCGTCTTCTCGCCCTCCACCAGCGGCACCCGCATCCGCAGCCAGCAGGCCGCGGGCCCGCGTCCGAGGAACGAGCCGTGGGCGAACCGGGCCTCCATGCCGGTGTGGTAGCCGACGTCCCAGGGGACGGGGAAGAAGGGCTCGACCGCCGCGGCCTCGGGGCCGGGGACCTCGGGCCCCGGTGCCGACTGCGGTACGGAGCCGGGGAGCGTACGGATGCGCAGCGCCCGCGCTCGCATGACCTCGTCGGCGCCCTCGGGGGTCAGCGACGCCTCGACCAGTTCGACGCTGCGTCCCTGCCGTAGCACGCGGGTCGCCACCGTCAGCGGCTTCAGCGGCACGGGGCTGGTGATCTCGAAGGTGATTCTCGCCAGGCGCATGTCCTCGCGGGCGCCGTCGCGCATCCGCACCGCCCGCCCCAGCAGGGCCGCCGGCGGGCCCGCGTGCTGGCTGTCCGCGGACCAGGGTCCGCGGGTGTACTCGGTCGGGACGAACCGGTCGTCCGCGACCCGCTCGAAGAAGGCCTCGGCCGAACTGGTCTCTTCACTCACGGCTGTTCTCCTGCCCGCTGGGTCGCACCGAAGGCTACTGGCAGGTAGTCGACGTGTCACGGCCGTCTCCGCTGCTCCCGCCTCCGCTCGTCCCGCGACGGCCGCGGGGGACACATTCGCGCAGGTGCGGTGCGGCGCGGGGCCCTCGTGGCGCGTTCACGAAGTTGGAGGTGAAGCCATGTTCATGTATATGTTGACCATGGCTATGACCACGTCCGCCGCCGACGACTGGGACGGCGCACCGCTGCCCTCGATGGTGAATCCGGCCCTCCTGCGCGAGACTCCGGCCACCGAACGCGGCGCACGGCGGCGGGCGACGCTGATAGCGGCGGCCCGCAAGGTCTTCGAGCGCTCCGGTTATCTGGACGCCCGCCTCACCGACATCACCAAAGAGGCGAAGTGCTCGACGGGGTCCTTCTACACGTACTTCAAGAACAAGGAAGAGATCTTCGCCGCCGTACTCGAAGTCGCCCAGCAGGACATGCTCCACCCCGGCATGCTGCGGCTGCCCGACAGCGGCGACCCGTACCTCGTGCTGGAGGCGAGCAACAGGGCCTATCTGGAGGCCTATCGGC from Streptomyces marispadix includes:
- a CDS encoding thioesterase family protein, which codes for MSEETSSAEAFFERVADDRFVPTEYTRGPWSADSQHAGPPAALLGRAVRMRDGAREDMRLARITFEITSPVPLKPLTVATRVLRQGRSVELVEASLTPEGADEVMRARALRIRTLPGSVPQSAPGPEVPGPEAAAVEPFFPVPWDVGYHTGMEARFAHGSFLGRGPAACWLRMRVPLVEGEKTAPLDRVLAAADSGNGVSNVLDFSQHLFVNPDLTVHLHRHPVGEWVCVDARTSVDSAGVGMTEAALHDEEGPIGRGVQSLFVAERG
- a CDS encoding RrF2 family transcriptional regulator, which produces MRISARADYAVRAALELAAAGDDCPVKAETIAEAQGVPRKFLEGILNDMRRGGLVVSRRGGQGGYKLGAPAETITVADVIRVVDGPLVSVRGERPPALSYTGPAESLLPLWIAVRANVRAILGEVTLADVACSRLPERVHKLAEQPESWTNP
- a CDS encoding TetR/AcrR family transcriptional regulator, with translation MAMTTSAADDWDGAPLPSMVNPALLRETPATERGARRRATLIAAARKVFERSGYLDARLTDITKEAKCSTGSFYTYFKNKEEIFAAVLEVAQQDMLHPGMLRLPDSGDPYLVLEASNRAYLEAYRRNAKLMALLEQVASVDHTFRELRRRRGEAFVHRNARGIADLQKRGIADPDLDPMLASRALSGMVSRFAFSVFVRGVDQPVDFEQVVYTVTRIWANGLRFPGHR
- a CDS encoding sulfite exporter TauE/SafE family protein, whose translation is MRTLILLALAGLGAQLVDGSLGMAYGVTSTTLLLAVGTNPAAASATVHLAEIGTTLVSGASHWRFGNVDWRVVAKIGVPGAVGAFAGATVLSGLSTAVAEPAMSMILLALGLYLLSRFTFTGFSSRNLGKPLRKRFLSPLGLVAGFVDATGGGGWGPVGTPAILASGRLEPRKVIGSIDTSEFLVTVAASIGFLTGLGSQGVNWTWAGALLVGGVVAAPIAAWLVRHVPPRILGSAVGGIIVITNTRTLLDSDWIAASGPVKTVVYVLLYAIWAAALAYSVKEHRDAATSPASGRRRGPPPRRRPVRRTRPRMR